Proteins found in one Halogeometricum rufum genomic segment:
- a CDS encoding ATP-binding protein, whose translation MITWPWERDDERRRRERRQRRADERSVQTDQPTPYRDDREHLVDELVRLDYVLWLRVQQWRESNGGGTDEFAGYYISDETVDKLLELSSHGWGTDPVTEGVLTEAHFQYLQDITETIAERKDLTRREGTELRLVRVADRFGLERADLDVLLVGVAPEIDPKYETIFAYLHDDVTRKRPTVDLVLRTFAPSTDERLRRRTVFARTSPLREHRLVRLSGDDSSPLPTRAIQVDERVVDYLLGIDLLGGTLADVATVREPTDDLHSLLLRRPDSDDASEESTDDTVSRGKGVSQETPSAARRAETVEDGTNYLERLTLDDEVSAQLDRIAGWTQPPDDEERSHLLTHLYGPYGSGRSVTVAALCADWEQTLLTADAQEIRRHGIRETVEMLLREARLRDAVLAVSNLEALGDDDADVTHLLRSLDDYDGRVFVVGTDTIGASHRLGVTDHVFVSVEFPVPSYDRRRELWKRVAHLPADVNVTELAGKFRLTAGQIVDAVDAARSRTYGGELTADDIYAGCRLQSREKLGSLGRIVTPGYGWDDIVLPPDKEAHLKEVAAHVEHQGRVYSDWGFKEKFSLGNGVVALFTGPSGTGKTMAAEIIAHEVGLDLYKIDLSSVVSKYIGETEKNLGQVFDEAANSDAILLFDEADALFGKRSEVSDAHDRYANIEVNYLLQRVEEHDGAVILTTNFKQNIDDAFLRRIHLSVDFPRPQRDARKRIWEGIFPVDTTPCRNLDYDFLSKFEVTGGHIKNVALTAAFLAASGKRTVETEKLYSIERETIEGLIPEADEISGPLDFWFLDRVEMEHLVWGIRREYQKSGKLIEPEEFGEYQRLLES comes from the coding sequence ATGATAACGTGGCCGTGGGAACGCGACGACGAACGCCGACGACGGGAGCGACGGCAACGCCGGGCGGACGAGCGGAGTGTCCAGACCGACCAGCCGACCCCGTACCGAGACGACCGCGAACACCTCGTGGACGAACTCGTCCGCCTCGACTACGTGTTGTGGCTCCGCGTCCAGCAGTGGCGTGAATCCAACGGGGGCGGAACCGACGAGTTCGCGGGTTACTACATCTCCGACGAGACGGTCGACAAACTGCTGGAACTCTCCTCGCACGGGTGGGGGACCGACCCGGTGACGGAGGGCGTGCTGACCGAGGCGCACTTCCAGTATCTCCAGGACATCACCGAAACGATAGCGGAACGAAAGGACCTGACACGGCGCGAAGGGACGGAACTCCGACTCGTGAGAGTCGCCGACCGGTTCGGCTTGGAACGCGCTGATCTCGACGTGTTACTGGTCGGCGTCGCCCCCGAAATCGACCCGAAGTACGAGACGATTTTCGCGTACCTGCACGACGACGTGACGCGAAAACGGCCGACAGTTGACCTCGTCCTCCGGACGTTCGCACCGTCCACGGACGAACGGCTGAGGCGCAGAACCGTCTTCGCCCGCACGTCCCCGCTCCGAGAGCACCGCCTCGTCAGGCTGTCGGGCGACGACTCGTCGCCGCTGCCGACGCGGGCGATACAGGTGGACGAACGGGTCGTGGACTATCTGCTCGGAATCGACCTGCTCGGCGGGACGCTCGCCGACGTCGCCACCGTGCGAGAGCCGACGGACGACCTCCACTCGTTGTTGCTCCGGCGACCGGACTCGGACGACGCGAGCGAGGAATCGACGGACGACACGGTGTCCCGGGGAAAGGGCGTCTCACAGGAGACGCCGAGTGCCGCCAGACGAGCGGAGACGGTCGAAGACGGGACGAACTACCTCGAACGGCTGACGTTGGACGACGAGGTGAGTGCCCAACTCGACCGCATCGCGGGCTGGACGCAACCGCCCGACGACGAGGAGCGGAGCCACCTGCTGACTCACCTCTACGGACCCTATGGCTCCGGTCGGTCGGTGACGGTGGCCGCACTCTGTGCAGATTGGGAGCAGACGCTCCTGACCGCCGACGCGCAGGAGATACGTCGGCACGGCATCCGTGAGACGGTCGAGATGTTACTGAGAGAGGCGCGACTCCGAGACGCCGTACTCGCGGTCTCGAATCTCGAAGCTCTCGGCGACGACGATGCGGACGTGACACACCTGCTCCGTTCGCTGGACGACTACGACGGTCGCGTCTTCGTCGTCGGGACGGACACGATAGGGGCGAGCCACCGCCTCGGCGTCACCGACCACGTGTTCGTCTCCGTCGAGTTCCCCGTTCCCTCCTACGACCGCCGACGCGAACTGTGGAAACGGGTCGCCCACCTTCCCGCGGACGTGAACGTCACCGAACTGGCGGGGAAGTTCCGGCTGACCGCCGGACAGATCGTCGATGCCGTGGACGCCGCGCGGTCCCGAACGTACGGCGGCGAACTCACGGCCGACGACATCTACGCCGGCTGTCGGTTACAGTCCAGAGAGAAACTCGGGTCGCTCGGCCGCATCGTCACGCCCGGGTACGGCTGGGACGACATCGTCCTCCCGCCGGACAAGGAGGCGCACCTCAAGGAAGTCGCCGCTCACGTCGAACATCAGGGGCGCGTCTACAGCGACTGGGGCTTCAAAGAGAAGTTCAGCCTCGGAAACGGCGTCGTCGCCCTGTTCACCGGACCCTCGGGGACGGGAAAGACGATGGCCGCCGAGATTATCGCACACGAGGTCGGACTGGACCTCTACAAGATAGACCTCTCCAGCGTCGTCAGCAAGTACATCGGCGAGACGGAGAAGAACCTCGGGCAGGTGTTCGACGAGGCGGCGAACAGCGACGCCATCCTCCTGTTCGACGAGGCCGACGCCCTGTTCGGCAAGCGCTCGGAGGTATCGGACGCTCACGACCGGTACGCGAACATAGAGGTGAACTACCTACTCCAACGCGTGGAGGAACACGACGGCGCGGTCATCCTGACGACGAACTTCAAACAGAACATCGACGACGCCTTCCTGCGGCGCATCCACCTGAGCGTGGACTTCCCGCGACCGCAACGGGACGCGAGAAAGCGCATCTGGGAGGGTATCTTCCCCGTCGATACGACGCCCTGCCGGAATCTCGACTACGACTTCCTCTCGAAGTTCGAGGTGACGGGCGGCCACATCAAGAACGTCGCCCTGACGGCGGCGTTTCTCGCCGCCTCGGGGAAGCGAACCGTCGAGACGGAGAAACTCTACAGCATCGAACGCGAGACGATAGAAGGGCTGATTCCCGAGGCGGACGAGATTTCCGGCCCCCTCGACTTCTGGTTCCTCGACCGAGTGGAGATGGAACATCTCGTCTGGGGCATCCGCCGCGAGTACCAGAAGTCGGGGAAACTCATCGAACCCGAGGAGTTCGGGGAGTACCAGAGACTGCTCGAATCATGA
- a CDS encoding phage tail protein yields MATTERTDPYLDFRFHVEMDALTVGGFSSVSGLEHQMEPEEYEEGGNNRFTHKLPARFTQPNVELQRGITDSTDLWEWVSDAREGVVRRDTVWLHLMNTVGEQKLTWRFIRAYPVRWAGPEFSADQGSVAIETLELAHEGFTLVE; encoded by the coding sequence ATGGCCACCACAGAACGGACCGACCCCTACCTCGACTTCCGGTTTCACGTCGAGATGGACGCTCTCACCGTCGGAGGGTTCTCTTCGGTGTCGGGGCTGGAACACCAGATGGAACCCGAGGAGTACGAGGAGGGCGGGAACAACCGCTTCACCCACAAACTGCCCGCGCGATTCACCCAGCCCAACGTCGAACTCCAGCGCGGAATCACCGACTCGACGGACCTCTGGGAGTGGGTGTCGGACGCCCGGGAAGGAGTCGTTCGACGGGACACCGTCTGGCTCCACCTCATGAACACGGTGGGCGAGCAGAAACTCACGTGGCGGTTCATCAGGGCGTACCCGGTTCGGTGGGCCGGTCCGGAGTTCAGCGCCGACCAGGGCTCGGTGGCTATCGAGACGCTCGAACTCGCCCACGAGGGGTTCACGCTCGTGGAGTGA
- a CDS encoding eCIS core domain-containing protein, with amino-acid sequence MTDNLRAGADSTRTSETETADRRRGRAEGSSDRRFEESPVSDERAHPFELLQRDWGNRAVQGLVERQLQRKPLVGRERGRHELEAERWAEAARRGDRVQRNGEPSRTTGSVPGEAPVGSDVASYVEQSRGGGTPIPHSIRTTLERQFGTGLGDVRIHAGTDAADASRRADARAFTVGRDVHFGAGEYRPSSTGGRELLAHELAHVVQQRSSSDIVQRVPEGESPVSGPGTSPEPADERRMVSSESPPRAGMSVSMTGLLFLPPEGTQFRPGSRAKQGSEIALYTLVGDEGYTAALAAEFYQWGTAKQWHGEGTLAGDATGGETVTQFWIPSHLALQSVLWLERTKGVTVLLSDSQRELLYLGTASSDAWRLLNVPKVAQEMDISLPAWYSEQLFRSQLAQNIGLLRSYIDAALLYHSERSEANRQGIVRVLTDIVFELEFHAAVLEGIRADTSLVGHWVYQLLWPTPRPEGLAEDEQPEPRQAPENRAPHPSIASQFLSFLHSQQSLVDRSWNETEARRELLDRFGRFLERSVSGPPSGDQQVRDQPATANTPPIPAKMSVSPTLSGPPGGPQFEASSEADYRFVMSIQFPDVFAAFQSYYYEWNYVRVPEGEQTASFDELDPQTPSGWDVAGQRFGRATRYAEEDFETVFEELGPPGVAATSLVAANAILRYVGEGIRLGIEILTTPASEKNIAFPGPGTYLVRCKAIPYTGENAEVVRPPSVAYYPIIVRDPVQLVESRNRERGATTAWEHERMAELRDLLSQPVSHLNEEQLRQELDTLERSLSSVGGALSVQREKLVEYRNSLPVGSADRGRVQTQLERLDVIIALRADRGEERDLTAAEPLVATFVSDKGESIQLTMEALYRGTEDGQVEYWVSDLTTANSGEDYGTGRNRAEAIMDAVVDILSGYAGYGRGYVAVQIDGETVSKRIKASAGALFMEAVENVAMVLSIAAVAAAPFTAGSSISLLLPIGAVGAIPSGYRVINRAIDDTLRFDMATAMDVVNVVGGFTGVGHAVTPLRMVKTGRAFYVMGLGADGLSGLLVPAEIATQIAALEGLPEGERSARIMEILGQAMLESGISVGRELSQRAQQRRMGTSEAPTVGESVSRPETRDVGPPGEAVRPGAREPDVAPERRPDDGEPRRTPEATGGRSPSRSLGGEPVTRRTQDGDHTLTLTKRGQIIRCSKVCQTLGARYAHILDDHPELVRRVASLEERAREAVAADDRGLADQVASDARVLEADLRAVERAWMEELGFDPDRIELLQQLAEERALPVGYDPAAEAFDELGLHYTRMDLDKVPEVYDKELGANVPMDISSGYPAKRGNLFDDQVVEKHEAAEGKGSIHAEVYVDTGRKTRNGRPLYWRADSWVPGEGSPAGEGSSRPPEIREHKFTQFSEIGYDRAVDYLMQLWSKYPPGAVIADVPSSRARQVEGMKLTGQQVLIVPEQIAPIPRDVLDAAEGFEITIRDIDGHVYTSK; translated from the coding sequence ATGACAGACAATCTTCGAGCCGGAGCGGATTCGACGCGGACTAGTGAAACCGAGACGGCCGACAGGCGACGAGGGCGCGCGGAGGGGTCGAGTGACCGTCGGTTCGAGGAATCACCGGTTTCTGACGAGCGAGCGCATCCGTTCGAGCTGCTGCAACGTGACTGGGGGAACCGAGCGGTCCAGGGACTCGTCGAGCGACAGCTTCAACGGAAACCGCTGGTCGGACGCGAGCGAGGACGGCACGAACTGGAGGCCGAACGGTGGGCCGAAGCGGCGAGACGGGGAGACAGAGTCCAACGAAACGGAGAGCCGTCCCGGACGACCGGGAGCGTTCCCGGTGAGGCACCCGTCGGTTCGGACGTCGCGTCGTACGTCGAGCAGAGCCGGGGCGGGGGGACGCCGATACCGCACTCGATACGAACCACGCTCGAACGGCAGTTCGGTACCGGTCTCGGCGACGTTCGGATTCACGCGGGAACCGACGCCGCCGACGCGTCGCGTCGAGCGGACGCTCGCGCCTTCACCGTGGGGCGAGACGTCCACTTCGGTGCGGGAGAGTACCGACCGTCTTCGACCGGGGGTCGAGAGCTGCTGGCACACGAACTCGCACACGTCGTCCAACAGCGCTCGTCCTCTGACATCGTCCAACGCGTCCCCGAAGGCGAGTCCCCGGTCTCGGGACCGGGCACATCGCCGGAACCGGCCGACGAACGGCGGATGGTGTCCTCCGAGAGTCCACCGCGTGCCGGGATGTCCGTGAGCATGACCGGACTGCTGTTCCTGCCACCGGAGGGCACGCAGTTTCGGCCCGGTTCCCGCGCGAAGCAGGGTTCGGAGATAGCGCTCTACACGCTGGTGGGGGACGAAGGGTACACCGCCGCGTTGGCCGCCGAGTTCTATCAGTGGGGGACCGCGAAGCAGTGGCACGGGGAGGGGACGTTAGCGGGCGACGCGACTGGCGGCGAGACGGTGACACAGTTCTGGATCCCCAGTCACCTCGCCCTGCAGTCGGTGCTCTGGTTAGAACGGACGAAGGGGGTCACCGTGCTGCTCTCGGACAGTCAGCGGGAACTCCTCTACCTCGGCACTGCGAGTTCCGACGCGTGGCGACTACTGAACGTCCCGAAAGTCGCACAGGAGATGGACATCTCGCTGCCCGCGTGGTACAGCGAGCAACTCTTCCGGTCACAACTGGCGCAGAATATCGGCCTCCTTCGCTCGTACATCGACGCCGCTCTGCTCTACCACTCTGAGCGCTCCGAAGCGAACCGTCAGGGCATCGTTCGCGTGTTGACGGACATCGTCTTCGAACTGGAGTTCCACGCGGCGGTTTTGGAGGGAATCAGAGCCGACACCTCGCTGGTCGGCCACTGGGTGTATCAGTTGCTCTGGCCGACGCCGCGACCGGAGGGGTTGGCAGAGGACGAACAGCCCGAACCGCGACAAGCGCCGGAGAACCGCGCTCCCCACCCCTCGATAGCGTCGCAGTTCCTCTCGTTCCTTCACAGCCAACAGTCGCTGGTCGATCGGTCGTGGAACGAGACGGAGGCGAGACGCGAGTTACTCGACCGGTTCGGTCGATTCTTAGAGCGGAGCGTGAGCGGACCGCCCTCGGGCGACCAGCAGGTCCGTGACCAACCCGCAACGGCCAACACGCCGCCCATCCCGGCCAAGATGAGCGTCTCGCCGACACTCTCTGGCCCACCGGGTGGACCCCAGTTCGAGGCGTCCTCGGAAGCCGACTACCGCTTCGTCATGAGCATCCAGTTCCCGGACGTGTTCGCGGCGTTCCAGTCGTACTACTACGAGTGGAACTACGTTCGGGTTCCCGAGGGCGAGCAGACGGCCTCGTTCGACGAACTCGACCCGCAGACCCCGTCGGGATGGGACGTCGCGGGCCAGCGATTCGGTCGCGCGACTCGATACGCGGAGGAGGACTTCGAGACGGTGTTCGAGGAACTCGGCCCGCCGGGCGTCGCGGCGACGTCCCTCGTCGCGGCGAACGCGATACTCCGGTACGTCGGCGAAGGCATCAGACTCGGCATCGAGATACTGACGACGCCGGCGAGCGAGAAGAACATCGCGTTCCCCGGCCCGGGCACCTACCTGGTCCGCTGTAAGGCGATTCCGTACACCGGCGAGAACGCCGAAGTCGTCCGCCCGCCGAGCGTCGCGTACTACCCCATCATCGTCCGCGACCCGGTCCAACTGGTCGAGAGTCGCAATCGAGAGCGGGGAGCGACCACTGCGTGGGAGCACGAGCGGATGGCGGAACTGCGGGACCTGTTGAGTCAACCGGTCAGTCACCTGAACGAGGAACAGTTGCGGCAGGAACTGGACACGCTCGAACGGTCGCTGAGTTCTGTCGGTGGCGCGCTGAGCGTCCAACGCGAGAAGTTGGTCGAGTACCGAAACTCGCTCCCCGTCGGGAGCGCCGACCGGGGCCGGGTCCAGACGCAACTGGAGCGACTCGACGTCATCATCGCGTTGCGCGCGGACCGCGGCGAGGAGCGTGACCTCACGGCCGCCGAACCGCTGGTCGCCACGTTCGTCAGCGACAAGGGAGAGTCGATTCAGCTGACGATGGAAGCGCTCTACCGCGGTACGGAGGACGGTCAGGTCGAGTACTGGGTGTCGGACCTCACGACGGCGAACAGCGGTGAAGACTACGGCACCGGCCGCAACCGCGCCGAGGCTATCATGGACGCGGTGGTGGACATCCTGAGCGGCTACGCGGGGTACGGCCGCGGTTACGTCGCGGTTCAGATAGACGGCGAGACGGTCTCGAAGCGCATCAAAGCGAGCGCCGGGGCGTTGTTCATGGAAGCCGTCGAGAACGTCGCCATGGTCCTCTCGATAGCGGCCGTCGCGGCGGCCCCGTTCACGGCCGGTTCGTCGATCTCGCTGCTTCTTCCCATCGGTGCCGTCGGCGCGATTCCATCGGGCTACCGAGTTATCAACAGAGCGATAGACGACACCCTCCGATTCGACATGGCGACGGCCATGGACGTCGTCAACGTCGTCGGGGGGTTCACTGGCGTCGGACACGCTGTGACGCCGCTTCGGATGGTGAAGACCGGTCGGGCGTTCTACGTGATGGGTCTCGGAGCTGACGGTCTGAGCGGGCTGTTGGTCCCCGCCGAAATCGCCACCCAAATCGCCGCGCTCGAGGGTCTCCCGGAGGGCGAACGCTCGGCACGAATCATGGAGATTCTGGGGCAGGCGATGCTCGAATCGGGCATCTCCGTGGGCCGCGAACTGTCACAGCGTGCCCAGCAGCGTCGCATGGGGACTTCGGAAGCGCCGACCGTCGGGGAAAGCGTCTCCCGGCCGGAGACTAGGGACGTCGGACCACCCGGGGAGGCGGTCCGGCCGGGGGCGCGAGAACCCGACGTCGCCCCGGAACGCCGACCCGACGACGGCGAACCTCGACGGACGCCCGAGGCCACGGGGGGACGCTCACCGAGTCGAAGTCTCGGCGGCGAACCGGTGACCCGAAGGACGCAGGACGGCGACCACACGCTGACGCTCACGAAACGCGGACAGATCATTCGCTGCTCGAAGGTGTGTCAGACGTTAGGCGCACGGTACGCTCACATACTCGACGACCACCCGGAGTTAGTCCGTCGGGTGGCTTCGCTCGAAGAGCGTGCACGGGAGGCGGTCGCGGCGGACGACCGAGGATTGGCCGACCAAGTCGCATCTGACGCGCGAGTGCTCGAAGCCGACCTGCGGGCGGTCGAACGCGCGTGGATGGAGGAACTCGGGTTTGACCCCGACCGGATAGAGTTACTCCAGCAGTTGGCCGAAGAACGCGCGCTACCGGTCGGCTACGACCCCGCTGCGGAGGCGTTCGACGAGTTGGGCCTTCACTACACACGGATGGACCTCGACAAAGTGCCGGAGGTGTACGACAAGGAACTCGGTGCCAACGTTCCGATGGACATCTCCAGCGGCTATCCGGCGAAGCGGGGCAACCTGTTCGACGACCAGGTCGTCGAGAAACACGAAGCGGCTGAGGGGAAGGGCAGCATCCACGCGGAGGTGTACGTCGATACCGGGAGGAAGACCCGGAACGGTCGGCCGCTCTACTGGCGTGCCGATAGCTGGGTTCCGGGCGAGGGGTCGCCCGCGGGAGAGGGGTCGTCGAGACCGCCCGAGATTCGCGAGCACAAGTTCACGCAGTTCTCCGAAATCGGCTACGACAGGGCCGTGGACTACCTCATGCAACTGTGGAGTAAGTATCCCCCGGGAGCCGTTATCGCGGATGTCCCCTCCTCGAGGGCCCGCCAGGTCGAGGGAATGAAGCTCACCGGCCAGCAGGTGCTCATCGTCCCCGAGCAGATAGCGCCGATTCCGAGGGACGTCCTCGACGCCGCGGAGGGATTCGAGATCACGATCAGAGACATCGACGGTCACGTGTACACCTCGAAGTAG
- a CDS encoding eCIS core domain-containing protein, which produces MPDSVRSFFEPRFGRGFGDVRVHTGARADAAARAVNARAFTLGRDVVFRSGEYRPETSDGRRLLAHELTHTIQQDGATAAVVQRECVDGRWEFEYDGCSVPDWVSSVAGIDPDNPAGGSDTQFAIEAPTARGGRACDRHDECYQTCGSDRAACDERMHRDMLAICNASSENQSVVERCRTWADRYFTALTHFGGSAHEERQRQVCDCQPEEPPAPSEPVETPVDPEPVPEPADDAFVGPPAPKTTTYTVKPGDTLWGIARQFAVPGGWPTLYERNRDVVGDDPDLVFPGQTLEIPLPYEEQPGVSSR; this is translated from the coding sequence TTGCCGGACTCCGTCCGGTCGTTCTTCGAACCGCGATTCGGGCGGGGATTCGGTGACGTCCGCGTTCACACCGGGGCGCGAGCGGACGCGGCCGCGAGAGCGGTGAACGCGAGGGCGTTCACGCTGGGACGGGACGTCGTGTTCCGGTCCGGCGAGTACCGACCGGAGACGAGCGACGGCCGGCGATTGCTCGCACACGAACTGACGCACACGATTCAGCAGGACGGCGCGACGGCGGCCGTCGTCCAGCGCGAGTGCGTCGATGGCCGGTGGGAGTTCGAGTACGACGGCTGTAGCGTCCCCGACTGGGTGTCTTCGGTCGCCGGAATCGACCCCGATAATCCGGCGGGCGGGAGCGACACGCAGTTCGCCATCGAAGCACCGACCGCTCGAGGCGGGCGTGCGTGCGACCGGCACGACGAGTGCTACCAGACGTGCGGGTCCGACAGGGCGGCCTGCGACGAGCGGATGCACCGTGATATGCTGGCCATCTGTAACGCCTCCTCGGAGAACCAGTCGGTCGTCGAACGGTGTCGGACGTGGGCGGACCGCTACTTCACGGCGCTCACACACTTCGGCGGAAGCGCCCACGAAGAACGACAGCGGCAGGTGTGCGACTGCCAGCCCGAAGAGCCACCGGCCCCGTCCGAACCGGTCGAGACGCCGGTCGATCCCGAACCCGTTCCGGAACCCGCAGACGACGCGTTCGTCGGCCCACCAGCGCCGAAGACGACGACGTACACGGTGAAGCCGGGCGACACACTCTGGGGCATCGCCCGCCAGTTCGCCGTCCCCGGTGGGTGGCCGACGCTCTACGAGCGTAACCGGGACGTGGTGGGTGACGACCCCGACCTCGTCTTCCCCGGACAGACGTTGGAGATACCGTTACCGTACGAAGAACAACCGGGTGTGTCCTCCCGATGA